One region of Armigeres subalbatus isolate Guangzhou_Male chromosome 3, GZ_Asu_2, whole genome shotgun sequence genomic DNA includes:
- the LOC134226568 gene encoding uncharacterized protein LOC134226568 isoform X1 — protein sequence MSVSCKCMNIVVKLEEASVGVSSLMESVMEKLQAALEETPKNDHFLFFKKAVGPVRCSSVQIMFDGLLQKATALDEWELCKCMHCSSYVFARHAVDATTNAPVSALTTCLVNSSLMTTDDKLYARTADENYSPAFGIVLNRSSPSYSDLTEKGKLLSKVNNDDQFVQRLRAYMEQETEAVSERIQRFTEQEFALLKVKRERAEQDCLILAKLAVNNQVPDELQLVRSNSTSLKSSSNNSGGLVGTVPSLTTTTTTPSNTTNVNDTTVNSQLETPPPTPEYLPMSTGNSPPMTVADSGAVAHSRQHPITPSSSSSMVDQSSYTSPSARMAGLTNSRTPNRANLSYNSVDNHSYNSNNNNSVSFNNSRGAISRQQSQRQTASMQQHSSTNSMTMLHHQQPHRLTSYESDCMFDIDGMENDNSPRSNTFSDEEDIGFDESIGNNNEDGMYIPSRQLGAKNSSIARSLPISMPQLMTQFRSNEEDFEEMNEDNVDIAASIKALARSVHGDTVFGDLPRPQVQRFNTQI from the exons GCCGTAGGTCCCGTCCGGTGCTCCAGCGTCCAAATTATGTTCGACGGATTGCTGCAGAAGGCAACCGCCCTGGACGAATGGGAACTATGCAAGTGCATGCACTGTTCCAGTTACGTGTTTGCACGACACGCAGTTGATGCCACTACCAATGCCCCTGTCTCCGCACTGACCACTTGCTTGGTTAATTCATCACTGATG ACCACCGATGATAAACTCTACGCCCGCACGGCCGACGAGAACTACTCTCCAGCGTTTGGTATCGTTCTAAACAGATCCAGTCCAAGCTACAGCGACTTGACCGAGAAGGGCAAACTGCTCAGCAAAGTGAATAATGATGACCAGTTTGTGCAGCGACTCCGTGCCTACATGGAACAGGAAACGGAAGCCGTCAGCGAGCGAATTCAGCGCTTTACCGAGCAGGAATTTGCATTACTCAAAGTAAAGCGGGAACGGGCCGAACAGGATTGCCTGATTCTGGCCAAACTAGCAGTAAACAATCAAGTACCTGATGAGCTACAGCTGGTACGAAGCAACAGTACCAGCCTCAAAAGTAGCAGCAACAATAGTGGTGGACTGGTGGGAACGGTCCCATCTTTGACGACTACCACCACCACCCCTAGCAATACGACCAACGTGAACGACACTACCGTCAACAGTCAGCTGGAAACGCCCCCACCCACACCAGAATACCTGCCAATGTCCACCGGTAATAGTCCACCGATGACAGTCGCTGATAGCGGCGCAGTTGCTCACTCCAGACAGCATCCCATCACTCCATCATCGTCCTCCTCGATGGTTGATCAGTCCTCCTATACGTCTCCCAGTGCAAGGATGGCGGGTTTGACCAACAGCCGAACTCCCAACAGAGCAAATCTCAGCTACAACAGTGTCGATAATCACTCCTACAACAGTAACAACAATAATAGCGTTAGTTTTAACAACTCCCGAGGTGCCATCAGTAGACAACAGTCGCAGCGACAGACTGCGTCCATGCAACAACATTCCAGTACAAATTCGATGACGATGCTGCACCATCAGCAACCGCATCGGCTTACCTCTTATGAGTCGGACTGCATGTTCGACATCGACGGTATGGAGAACGACAATTCGCCTCGCTCGAATACGTTCTCGGACGAGGAGGATATTGGATTCGATG AATCCATTGGCAATAACAACGAGGATGGTATGTACATTCCATCACGCCAGCTGGGTGCCAAAAACAGTTCAATCGCCAGAAGTCTTCCTATCTCAATGCCTCAGCTGATGACGCAGTTCCGATCGAACGAGGAGGATTTTGAAGAG ATGAACGAAGACAACGTGGACATTGCCGCCAGTATCAAGGCCCTGGCAAGGAGCGTCCATGGCGATACGGTATTCGGAGATCTGCCACGGCCGCAGGTTCAGCGATTCAACACACAGATCTAG
- the LOC134226568 gene encoding ras guanine nucleotide exchange factor R isoform X2: protein MVKVKLTRCSVYRISFNYSSVYHFMAVGPVRCSSVQIMFDGLLQKATALDEWELCKCMHCSSYVFARHAVDATTNAPVSALTTCLVNSSLMTTDDKLYARTADENYSPAFGIVLNRSSPSYSDLTEKGKLLSKVNNDDQFVQRLRAYMEQETEAVSERIQRFTEQEFALLKVKRERAEQDCLILAKLAVNNQVPDELQLVRSNSTSLKSSSNNSGGLVGTVPSLTTTTTTPSNTTNVNDTTVNSQLETPPPTPEYLPMSTGNSPPMTVADSGAVAHSRQHPITPSSSSSMVDQSSYTSPSARMAGLTNSRTPNRANLSYNSVDNHSYNSNNNNSVSFNNSRGAISRQQSQRQTASMQQHSSTNSMTMLHHQQPHRLTSYESDCMFDIDGMENDNSPRSNTFSDEEDIGFDESIGNNNEDGMYIPSRQLGAKNSSIARSLPISMPQLMTQFRSNEEDFEEMNEDNVDIAASIKALARSVHGDTVFGDLPRPQVQRFNTQI, encoded by the exons ATGGTAAAAGTAAAATTGACAAGGTGTTCCGTGTATCGTATATCGTTTAATTATTCCTCAGTGTATCACTTTATG GCCGTAGGTCCCGTCCGGTGCTCCAGCGTCCAAATTATGTTCGACGGATTGCTGCAGAAGGCAACCGCCCTGGACGAATGGGAACTATGCAAGTGCATGCACTGTTCCAGTTACGTGTTTGCACGACACGCAGTTGATGCCACTACCAATGCCCCTGTCTCCGCACTGACCACTTGCTTGGTTAATTCATCACTGATG ACCACCGATGATAAACTCTACGCCCGCACGGCCGACGAGAACTACTCTCCAGCGTTTGGTATCGTTCTAAACAGATCCAGTCCAAGCTACAGCGACTTGACCGAGAAGGGCAAACTGCTCAGCAAAGTGAATAATGATGACCAGTTTGTGCAGCGACTCCGTGCCTACATGGAACAGGAAACGGAAGCCGTCAGCGAGCGAATTCAGCGCTTTACCGAGCAGGAATTTGCATTACTCAAAGTAAAGCGGGAACGGGCCGAACAGGATTGCCTGATTCTGGCCAAACTAGCAGTAAACAATCAAGTACCTGATGAGCTACAGCTGGTACGAAGCAACAGTACCAGCCTCAAAAGTAGCAGCAACAATAGTGGTGGACTGGTGGGAACGGTCCCATCTTTGACGACTACCACCACCACCCCTAGCAATACGACCAACGTGAACGACACTACCGTCAACAGTCAGCTGGAAACGCCCCCACCCACACCAGAATACCTGCCAATGTCCACCGGTAATAGTCCACCGATGACAGTCGCTGATAGCGGCGCAGTTGCTCACTCCAGACAGCATCCCATCACTCCATCATCGTCCTCCTCGATGGTTGATCAGTCCTCCTATACGTCTCCCAGTGCAAGGATGGCGGGTTTGACCAACAGCCGAACTCCCAACAGAGCAAATCTCAGCTACAACAGTGTCGATAATCACTCCTACAACAGTAACAACAATAATAGCGTTAGTTTTAACAACTCCCGAGGTGCCATCAGTAGACAACAGTCGCAGCGACAGACTGCGTCCATGCAACAACATTCCAGTACAAATTCGATGACGATGCTGCACCATCAGCAACCGCATCGGCTTACCTCTTATGAGTCGGACTGCATGTTCGACATCGACGGTATGGAGAACGACAATTCGCCTCGCTCGAATACGTTCTCGGACGAGGAGGATATTGGATTCGATG AATCCATTGGCAATAACAACGAGGATGGTATGTACATTCCATCACGCCAGCTGGGTGCCAAAAACAGTTCAATCGCCAGAAGTCTTCCTATCTCAATGCCTCAGCTGATGACGCAGTTCCGATCGAACGAGGAGGATTTTGAAGAG ATGAACGAAGACAACGTGGACATTGCCGCCAGTATCAAGGCCCTGGCAAGGAGCGTCCATGGCGATACGGTATTCGGAGATCTGCCACGGCCGCAGGTTCAGCGATTCAACACACAGATCTAG